In one window of Candidatus Fonsibacter ubiquis DNA:
- a CDS encoding putative Na+/H+ antiporter encodes MTASLIQLVASIIFAIAILHTFSVKFFKKLAHKYPRHENIFHMLGEVEVVFGFWAIILITIFLLISGKAETVNYLNNQSYIEPLFVFVIMIIAASKPILDFSLTCVRQISKLLPINKSLSLFFVTMTFVPLLGSFITEPAAMTLAALILKEHFYSKDISSKFKYAIIGTLFVNVSIGGAMTPFAAPPILMVAAKWNWDLAFMLTNFGWRTAAAVLTNSLILTFIFRKELISLKDSIFNEDSVPTLVLVVHFILLLGVIIFNHDLIIFLGIFIIFLGVANSYNQFQNKLIIKESFLVSLFLAGLVILGGLQKWWLQPFLTSLSPNQIYYAATALTAITDNAALTYLGSLVDGLSNEFKYALAAGAISGGGLTVIANAPNPAGYSILSKNFENNVVSPLYLFLAALAPTVVAIIFYKLI; translated from the coding sequence ATGACAGCAAGTTTAATTCAATTAGTTGCCTCTATAATATTTGCAATTGCTATTTTGCATACTTTTTCAGTAAAATTTTTTAAAAAATTAGCTCATAAATATCCAAGGCATGAAAATATTTTTCATATGCTGGGGGAGGTAGAAGTTGTATTCGGTTTTTGGGCAATAATTCTTATAACAATTTTTTTATTAATTTCAGGCAAAGCTGAAACCGTAAATTATTTAAATAATCAAAGCTACATAGAACCGCTATTTGTTTTTGTAATAATGATTATAGCCGCAAGCAAGCCTATTTTAGATTTTTCACTTACTTGTGTAAGGCAGATTTCAAAACTATTGCCAATTAATAAATCTTTAAGTCTTTTCTTTGTAACTATGACATTTGTGCCTTTGTTAGGTTCTTTTATTACGGAGCCTGCCGCAATGACTTTAGCCGCGCTAATATTAAAAGAACATTTTTATTCAAAAGATATTTCAAGTAAATTTAAATATGCAATAATTGGAACGTTATTTGTGAATGTAAGCATAGGTGGAGCAATGACACCTTTTGCAGCTCCTCCAATATTAATGGTTGCAGCTAAATGGAACTGGGATTTAGCATTTATGTTAACCAACTTTGGTTGGCGTACTGCTGCTGCTGTTCTTACAAATAGTTTAATTTTAACTTTTATTTTCAGAAAAGAATTAATTAGTTTAAAAGACTCAATTTTTAATGAAGATTCGGTACCTACATTAGTGTTAGTTGTTCATTTTATTTTATTATTGGGTGTCATAATTTTTAATCATGATTTAATAATTTTTTTAGGAATTTTTATAATTTTTTTGGGAGTTGCAAATTCCTATAATCAATTTCAAAATAAACTTATTATAAAAGAGTCCTTTTTAGTTTCTTTATTCTTAGCAGGTTTAGTTATTTTAGGTGGATTACAAAAGTGGTGGTTACAACCCTTTTTAACTTCCCTAAGTCCTAATCAAATTTATTATGCAGCAACTGCCTTAACCGCAATTACTGATAATGCAGCCTTGACCTATCTCGGCTCACTTGTTGATGGGCTGTCTAATGAATTTAAATATGCTTTAGCAGCAGGGGCAATAAGTGGAGGAGGACTGACTGTTATTGCAAATGCTCCAAATCCTGCTGGTTATTCCATTTTAAGTAAAAATTTTGAAAATAATGTTGTTAGCCCTCTATATTTATTCCTAGCAGCTTTGGCACCAACTGTGGTTGCAATAATTTTTTATAAACTTATATAA
- a CDS encoding methionine synthase, protein MNHKILTTISGSLPKPSWLAEPESLWSPWLLEGEELVKGKKEAIKIAVNNQLNSGLSIIGDGEQTRQHFVTTFIEHLSGVDFKNKKTVRIRDRYDAKVPVVIDNIFREKSVFVEDAKYLRSLTNLPIKYTLPGPMTMVDTLYDDYYKSREKLAEKFAEVLNKEAKELVDAGVDYIQFDEPAFNVFFDEVKDWGINILEKAASNLKAKTIVHICYGYGIEANINWKNSLGEEWRQYENVFPLLKKSKIDQVSLECQNSRVPMNLIDLLRGKKILVGAIDVASKKVETPEQVADILREATKYAEPKNILGCTNCGLVTFSQEIANAKMQALALGAKILNQELGFE, encoded by the coding sequence ATGAATCATAAAATATTGACTACAATTTCAGGTAGTCTTCCAAAACCAAGTTGGCTCGCAGAACCTGAGAGCCTATGGTCTCCTTGGTTACTCGAAGGAGAGGAGCTTGTTAAAGGAAAAAAAGAAGCCATAAAAATAGCAGTTAATAATCAATTAAATTCTGGATTATCTATAATTGGTGATGGTGAACAAACTAGACAGCATTTTGTTACAACTTTTATTGAACACTTGAGTGGTGTGGATTTTAAAAATAAAAAAACTGTACGAATTAGAGATCGATATGATGCAAAAGTTCCGGTAGTTATAGATAATATTTTTAGAGAAAAATCAGTTTTCGTTGAAGATGCAAAATATCTAAGATCTCTCACAAATTTACCTATTAAATATACGCTACCAGGTCCAATGACTATGGTGGATACACTTTATGATGATTACTACAAAAGCAGAGAAAAACTTGCTGAAAAATTTGCAGAAGTTTTAAATAAAGAAGCAAAAGAACTTGTAGATGCCGGGGTTGATTATATTCAATTTGATGAACCTGCCTTCAATGTATTTTTTGATGAGGTAAAAGATTGGGGCATTAATATATTGGAAAAAGCAGCAAGTAATCTTAAAGCAAAAACAATTGTCCATATTTGCTATGGTTATGGAATAGAGGCCAATATCAATTGGAAAAATAGTCTTGGAGAAGAATGGAGACAATATGAAAATGTATTTCCTCTTCTTAAAAAAAGTAAAATTGATCAGGTGAGTTTAGAATGTCAAAACTCAAGAGTTCCAATGAATTTAATAGATCTCTTAAGAGGAAAAAAAATTTTAGTAGGAGCAATTGACGTTGCATCAAAAAAAGTTGAAACACCTGAACAAGTGGCTGATATTTTAAGAGAAGCTACAAAATATGCAGAGCCAAAAAATATTTTAGGATGCACAAATTGTGGCTTGGTTACTTTTTCCCAAGAAATTGCAAATGCTAAAATGCAAGCATTGGCCCTTGGTGCAAAAATATTAAATCAAGAACTTGGCTTTGAATAG
- a CDS encoding 3-hydroxybutyrate dehydrogenase — translation MNFQKTIIVTGSTSGIGLSIIEKFYEENFNCVIVGKAKSLDIKKLKNKFDTERTLILNLDLTKINNVKKLIILATKKFKKIDVLVNCAGMQVVESLEKYNESIWKKLLDINLNAAFYMTKYTLPVMRKNNWGRIINIASTHGLIASINKSAYTASKHGIVGLTKVTALETAKEKITCNSICPGFVLTELIQDQIDVLAKKFKLSNAKAQIKLLKDKQPSLRFVQKSHIADLIYFLCSNSASEITGANIPIDGGWTAQ, via the coding sequence ATGAATTTTCAAAAAACCATTATTGTTACAGGCTCAACGAGCGGCATTGGACTTTCAATTATTGAAAAATTTTATGAAGAAAATTTTAATTGTGTAATTGTTGGAAAAGCAAAATCATTAGATATAAAAAAATTAAAAAATAAATTTGATACAGAGCGGACGCTAATTTTAAATTTAGATCTTACAAAAATTAATAATGTTAAAAAATTAATAATTTTAGCTACAAAGAAATTTAAAAAAATTGATGTACTTGTAAATTGTGCAGGCATGCAAGTTGTTGAATCATTAGAAAAATATAATGAAAGTATTTGGAAAAAATTATTAGATATTAATCTAAATGCAGCTTTTTATATGACAAAATATACTTTACCAGTAATGCGTAAAAATAATTGGGGAAGAATAATTAATATTGCATCAACTCATGGTTTAATAGCATCAATTAATAAATCTGCCTATACAGCTTCCAAACATGGAATAGTAGGACTTACAAAAGTAACAGCCTTAGAGACGGCTAAAGAAAAAATTACTTGCAATTCTATTTGTCCAGGTTTTGTATTAACTGAATTAATTCAAGATCAAATTGATGTTCTTGCAAAAAAATTTAAACTTTCTAATGCTAAAGCGCAAATTAAACTTTTAAAAGACAAACAACCCTCTCTAAGGTTTGTGCAAAAATCACATATTGCAGATTTAATTTATTTTTTATGCTCTAATAGCGCTTCAGAAATTACAGGCGCTAATATTCCAATTGATGGTGGTTGGACTGCTCAATAG
- a CDS encoding TRAP transporter substrate-binding protein → MSNNKKIKTSSRRKFIKGAVATTGLAMAASSLAAPAIAQSRIEAVMVTTWPKGLPGLGTGAERFAKRLESLTDGRIKINFFNAGERVGAFDVFDVVGKGDAQLYHGAEYYWVGKEKAYGYFCSVPMGLTYEEYNAWIRFGGGQQLWDELSAKFGIKPFMCGNTGVQMGGWFRKEIKSPDDLKGLKMRIPGAGGQVMTKLGVSVINVPGGQIYEQLMSGAIDATEWVGPWNDEFLKFYEAAKFYYYPGMHEPGSMLSLGVNKSWFEKLSKTDQLILETCATAENEIMFAEFQRNNGVALDRLIKNHGVKLMQFNNRVYDAFGKAAEEVHKENEASSDIAKRTIQSFFKARREVGGWNKISTQAYLQQRNRVLGI, encoded by the coding sequence ATGTCTAATAATAAAAAAATAAAAACATCATCAAGAAGAAAGTTTATCAAGGGAGCTGTTGCTACAACGGGGTTGGCAATGGCGGCCTCTTCTTTAGCGGCGCCAGCAATTGCTCAATCAAGAATTGAGGCTGTTATGGTGACAACTTGGCCAAAAGGTCTACCTGGTCTTGGAACAGGAGCTGAGAGATTTGCAAAAAGATTGGAATCTTTAACTGATGGACGAATTAAAATAAATTTTTTTAATGCCGGTGAAAGAGTTGGAGCCTTTGATGTATTTGATGTAGTTGGAAAAGGTGATGCGCAATTGTATCACGGTGCAGAATATTACTGGGTTGGAAAAGAAAAAGCATATGGATATTTTTGTTCAGTTCCTATGGGCTTAACATACGAAGAATATAATGCATGGATAAGATTTGGAGGCGGTCAGCAACTTTGGGACGAACTTTCTGCTAAATTTGGAATAAAGCCTTTTATGTGTGGCAATACTGGAGTTCAAATGGGAGGCTGGTTTAGAAAAGAAATAAAGTCTCCAGATGATCTTAAAGGTTTAAAAATGAGAATTCCTGGAGCTGGAGGACAAGTGATGACAAAACTTGGAGTTTCAGTAATTAACGTTCCTGGAGGACAAATTTACGAACAACTTATGTCTGGTGCAATTGATGCTACTGAATGGGTTGGTCCATGGAATGATGAGTTCTTAAAGTTTTATGAGGCTGCAAAGTTTTATTATTATCCAGGTATGCATGAGCCAGGTTCGATGTTGAGTCTTGGTGTTAACAAATCTTGGTTTGAAAAACTTTCAAAAACTGACCAATTAATTCTTGAAACCTGCGCAACAGCTGAAAATGAAATAATGTTTGCTGAGTTTCAAAGAAATAATGGTGTGGCTCTGGATAGATTGATTAAAAATCATGGTGTTAAATTAATGCAATTTAATAATCGTGTTTATGATGCTTTTGGAAAAGCCGCAGAGGAGGTTCATAAAGAAAATGAAGCAAGTAGTGATATTGCAAAAAGAACCATTCAAAGTTTTTTTAAAGCGCGACGAGAAGTTGGCGGATGGAATAAAATATCTACACAAGCCTACTTGCAACAAAGAAATAGAGTTTTAGGTATATAA
- a CDS encoding TRAP transporter small permease subunit, with amino-acid sequence MTKFISQPNFIRLLSYIVVLVTFGFLINNIFINFFNINSKIFNLIIYGFSFILPFIVIFYFNKRTLLQDSNLLTSISLYIAKAAFWIVFTIGITDFIISFLVSEKFVEFLFGKEIQLFLSSPRSRILFIHLPLVVVGFYCAYYFKTLGFIWLSTLVVIAEILIVISRFVYSYEQTFMGDLVRYWYGALFLFSSAHTLVNEGHVRVDILYNKFKPKNKAIANIIGSLFFGIPLCGLILFYGMQGKQSTINAPLTNFEVTQQGIAGLYVKYMMAGFLAIFAITMIIQFSAYILSNANNIYKSKK; translated from the coding sequence ATGACAAAATTTATATCTCAACCTAATTTTATTCGTTTACTCTCCTACATAGTTGTTCTAGTTACTTTTGGATTTCTCATAAATAATATTTTTATAAATTTTTTTAATATTAATAGTAAAATTTTTAATCTAATTATCTACGGTTTTTCTTTTATTCTTCCATTTATTGTAATTTTTTATTTTAATAAAAGAACATTATTACAAGACTCAAATTTGTTGACTTCAATATCTTTATATATTGCAAAAGCTGCTTTTTGGATCGTCTTTACTATAGGTATTACGGACTTTATTATTTCTTTTTTAGTAAGTGAAAAATTTGTTGAATTTTTATTTGGAAAAGAAATTCAGTTATTTTTGTCATCTCCAAGATCTAGAATTTTGTTTATACATTTGCCTTTGGTTGTTGTTGGTTTTTATTGCGCTTATTATTTTAAAACACTGGGCTTTATATGGCTTTCAACTTTGGTTGTTATTGCTGAAATCTTAATCGTTATCTCCAGATTTGTTTACTCATATGAACAAACTTTTATGGGTGATTTAGTCAGATATTGGTATGGTGCACTTTTTCTTTTTTCTAGCGCACACACTCTCGTTAATGAAGGTCATGTTCGTGTAGACATTTTATATAATAAATTCAAACCAAAAAATAAAGCAATTGCAAATATTATTGGATCCTTATTTTTTGGAATTCCGCTTTGTGGACTAATTTTATTTTACGGAATGCAAGGTAAGCAAAGCACAATCAATGCTCCACTTACAAATTTTGAGGTAACACAACAAGGAATTGCCGGACTATACGTTAAATACATGATGGCTGGCTTTTTAGCGATATTTGCAATCACAATGATTATACAATTTTCTGCCTATATTCTTTCAAATGCAAATAATATCTATAAATCAAAAAAATAA